In a genomic window of Procambarus clarkii isolate CNS0578487 chromosome 10, FALCON_Pclarkii_2.0, whole genome shotgun sequence:
- the LOC138363284 gene encoding uncharacterized protein — MRGSGSGRRSRRHSSVTAATAPSNTAATAPSNTAATAPSNTAATAPSNTAATAPSNTAATAPSNTAATAPSNTAATAPSNTAATAPSNTAAPSNTAATAPSNTAAPSNTAATAPSNTAATAPSNSAAPRQATRLHHDRQHGCTTIGNTAAPRQATRLHHDRQHGCTTTGNTAAPRQATTIDQNKFKMVTNNGPSSPLFM; from the coding sequence ATGCGTGGTAGTGGAAGTGGCAGAAGGAGCCGTAGGCACTCCAGTGTCACGGCTGCTACTGCACCAAGCAACACGGCTGCTACTGCACCAAGCAACACGGCTGCTACTGCACCAAGCAACACGGCTGCTACTGCACCAAGCAACACGGCTGCTACTGCACCAAGCAACACGGCTGCTACTGCACCAAGCAACACGGCTGCTACTGCACCAAGCAACACGGCTGCTACTGCACCAAGCAACACGGCTGCTACTGCACCAAGCAACACGGCTGCACCAAGCAACACGGCTGCTACTGCACCAAGCAACACGGCTGCACCAAGCAACACGGCTGCTACTGCACCAAGCAACACGGCTGCTACTGCACCAAGCAACTCGGCTGCACCACGACAGGCAACACGGCTGCACCACGACAGGCAACACGGCTGCACCACGATAGGCAACACGGCTGCACCACGACAGGCAACACGGCTGCACCACGACAGGCAACACGGCTGCACCACGACAGGCAACACGGCTGCACCACGACAGGCAACAACTATAGATCAGAACAAGTTCAAGATGGTCACAAATAATGGACCTTCCTCGCCATTATTTATGTAa